The following proteins are encoded in a genomic region of Stutzerimonas balearica DSM 6083:
- a CDS encoding NAD(P)/FAD-dependent oxidoreductase, translating into MSKAPIAIIGTGIAGLSAARLLHDSGQAVHLFDKSRGSGGRMGSKSAEGATFELGAQYFTARDRRFTDVVQLWQAEGWAAPWTPHLHQAREGQLAPSADEQLRWVGVPRMSAITRGLLADLPVTFSCRITEAFRGEENWTLVDASGASHGPFSQVIVATPAPQASALLAGAPKLAAVAASVAMEPTWAVALGFSTPLATEVDGCFVRDDALDWFARNSSKPGRDGQPDTWVLHATSNWSRQHLDHSREAIIEHLHGAFAELIDCVVPAPTFTLAHRWLYARPAQSHEWGALADAGLGIYACGDWCLSGRVEGAWLSGQEAARRLLEHL; encoded by the coding sequence ATGAGCAAGGCCCCCATCGCCATCATCGGCACCGGTATCGCCGGGTTGTCGGCCGCCCGGCTTCTGCACGACTCAGGCCAGGCGGTGCATCTGTTCGACAAGAGCCGTGGCAGTGGCGGACGCATGGGCAGCAAGAGCGCCGAGGGCGCCACCTTCGAACTCGGCGCCCAGTACTTCACCGCCCGTGACCGTCGCTTCACCGACGTCGTCCAGCTATGGCAGGCCGAAGGCTGGGCCGCGCCCTGGACGCCGCATCTGCACCAGGCCCGTGAGGGCCAGCTCGCCCCGTCTGCCGACGAGCAGCTGCGCTGGGTCGGCGTACCACGGATGAGCGCCATCACCCGCGGCCTGCTGGCCGACCTGCCGGTGACCTTCAGCTGCCGCATCACCGAGGCGTTTCGCGGCGAGGAGAACTGGACCCTGGTCGACGCCAGCGGGGCGAGCCACGGCCCCTTCAGCCAGGTCATCGTCGCCACGCCGGCGCCGCAGGCCAGTGCCTTGCTCGCGGGCGCGCCGAAACTCGCCGCGGTGGCCGCGAGCGTGGCGATGGAGCCGACCTGGGCCGTCGCGCTGGGCTTCTCCACGCCGCTGGCCACCGAGGTCGATGGCTGCTTCGTGCGCGACGACGCGCTCGACTGGTTCGCCCGCAACAGCAGCAAACCCGGCCGTGATGGGCAGCCTGATACCTGGGTGTTGCATGCCACCAGCAATTGGAGTCGCCAGCACCTGGATCACTCGCGCGAGGCGATCATCGAGCATCTGCATGGCGCCTTCGCCGAGCTGATCGACTGCGTGGTGCCCGCCCCCACCTTCACCCTGGCGCACCGCTGGCTCTACGCGCGACCGGCACAGAGCCATGAATGGGGAGCGCTGGCCGACGCCGGGCTCGGCATCTATGCCTGCGGCGACTGGTGCCTGTCCGGACGCGTCGAGGGTGCCTGGCTCAGCGGGCAGGAGGCCGCTCGCCGGCTGCTGGAGCACCTCTGA
- the efp gene encoding elongation factor P, protein MKTAQEFRAGQVALINGEPWVIQKAEFNKSGRNAAVVKMKLKNLLNGQATETVYKADDKFEPVILERKEVTYSYFADPMYVFMDTEFNQYEIEKEDLGDALNFVEDGMQDVCEAVFYNDRVISVEMPTSIVRQIAYTEPAVRGDTSGKVMKTAKLNNGYELKVAEFCDIGDYIEIDTRTGEYKSRAKV, encoded by the coding sequence ATGAAAACCGCACAAGAGTTTCGTGCCGGCCAAGTGGCCCTGATCAACGGCGAGCCCTGGGTCATCCAGAAAGCCGAATTCAACAAGTCCGGCCGCAACGCTGCCGTGGTCAAGATGAAGCTGAAGAACCTGCTCAACGGCCAGGCTACCGAAACCGTGTACAAGGCTGACGACAAGTTCGAGCCGGTCATCCTCGAGCGCAAGGAAGTGACCTACTCCTACTTCGCCGATCCGATGTACGTGTTCATGGACACCGAGTTCAATCAGTACGAGATCGAGAAGGAAGACCTCGGCGACGCGCTGAACTTCGTCGAAGACGGCATGCAGGACGTCTGCGAAGCCGTGTTCTACAACGATCGCGTGATCTCCGTCGAAATGCCGACCAGCATCGTGCGCCAGATCGCCTACACCGAGCCGGCCGTACGCGGCGACACCTCGGGCAAGGTGATGAAGACTGCCAAGCTGAACAATGGCTACGAGCTGAAAGTGGCCGAGTTCTGCGATATCGGCGACTACATCGAGATCGACACCCGCACCGGCGAGTACAAGTCCCGCGCCAAGGTCTGA
- a CDS encoding OmpA/MotB family protein has protein sequence MSPSAGGGRFGKWHVEAPREEEQEGWLLTYLDTITLLLVMLVVLLALAGKGDGHAEQPPAADAAALGTPLAAQPLPGAAIAPIVVATPPAPEPVAPPQEHALASDLGEGIEVIVNEGSISFRISSELLFASAEAELAEAGLDVLDRLVPTLAGNAYRILVEGHTDNLPISTARFPSNWELSSARASSVVRYLQLNGIAATRMSATGFADTRPLADNASAAGRAGNRRVELVMQTAPGN, from the coding sequence GTGAGCCCCTCGGCCGGCGGAGGTCGCTTCGGCAAGTGGCATGTCGAAGCCCCGCGCGAAGAAGAACAGGAGGGTTGGCTGCTGACCTACCTGGACACCATCACCCTGCTCTTGGTGATGCTGGTGGTGCTGCTTGCCCTGGCTGGCAAGGGCGACGGGCATGCCGAGCAGCCGCCTGCAGCCGACGCGGCGGCGCTCGGCACGCCATTGGCCGCGCAACCGTTGCCCGGTGCAGCGATCGCTCCGATCGTCGTCGCCACGCCCCCTGCGCCGGAACCGGTCGCGCCGCCCCAGGAGCACGCGCTCGCGTCCGATCTCGGCGAGGGTATCGAGGTCATCGTCAACGAGGGCAGCATCAGCTTTCGCATCAGCAGTGAGCTGCTGTTCGCCTCCGCCGAGGCCGAGCTGGCAGAGGCCGGCCTGGATGTACTTGACCGCCTGGTGCCAACACTGGCCGGCAACGCGTATCGCATCCTCGTCGAAGGCCATACCGACAACCTGCCGATCAGCACGGCACGCTTTCCGTCGAACTGGGAGCTGTCTTCGGCACGTGCCAGCAGCGTCGTGCGCTATCTGCAACTCAACGGCATCGCGGCCACGCGCATGAGCGCCACCGGCTTTGCCGATACCCGGCCGCTGGCCGACAACGCCAGCGCTGCCGGCCGAGCCGGCAACCGGCGAGTGGAACTGGTGATGCAGACCGCGCCCGGCAACTGA
- the earP gene encoding elongation factor P maturation arginine rhamnosyltransferase EarP, whose translation MSVKACWDIFCVVVDNYGDIGVTWRLARQLVAEYDQQVRLWVDDLETFARLCPGASAEAAQQWQQGVEIRLWPQPWCDAEPADVVIEAFACDLPPSYINAMTASGRRILWLNLEYLSAEDWIVGCHALPSLQSGGLQKYFFFPGFEAATGGLIREADLLGRRDDFRREGRAAAFLASLGVRLEPEARLLSLFAYENGAVAGWLDALACDSRPNQLLVPEGRVLGDVAGWLGEPAAAAGQRFVRGTLTLDVVRFMTQEEYDQLLWSCDFNAVRGEESFIRAQWAGRPLVWHIYPQEDDAHWVKLGAFLDLYCHGLSAPAEAALRGFWRAWNSGEGSAAAWRALLGQYDELLAHAEQWTGKQVANGDLAGKLVFFHTDWL comes from the coding sequence GTGTCGGTAAAGGCCTGCTGGGACATCTTCTGCGTCGTGGTGGACAACTACGGCGACATCGGCGTGACCTGGCGTCTGGCGCGGCAGCTGGTCGCCGAATACGACCAGCAGGTCCGGTTGTGGGTCGATGACCTGGAAACCTTTGCGCGCCTCTGTCCCGGCGCCAGCGCCGAGGCGGCGCAACAATGGCAGCAGGGCGTCGAGATTCGCCTGTGGCCGCAGCCCTGGTGCGATGCCGAGCCGGCCGATGTCGTCATCGAGGCGTTCGCCTGTGATCTGCCGCCGTCCTACATCAATGCGATGACCGCCAGTGGCAGACGGATTCTCTGGCTGAACCTCGAGTACCTCAGTGCCGAGGACTGGATCGTCGGCTGCCACGCGCTGCCTTCGCTGCAATCCGGCGGGCTGCAGAAGTACTTCTTTTTTCCGGGCTTCGAGGCCGCCACCGGCGGGCTGATTCGTGAGGCCGATCTGCTCGGGCGGCGTGACGATTTCCGTCGCGAAGGTCGTGCGGCGGCTTTCCTGGCGAGTCTCGGCGTGCGGCTGGAGCCCGAGGCGCGGCTGCTGTCGCTGTTCGCCTATGAAAACGGCGCGGTGGCCGGGTGGCTGGACGCCCTGGCCTGCGATTCGCGGCCCAACCAGCTGCTGGTGCCCGAAGGGCGCGTGTTGGGCGATGTCGCAGGCTGGCTGGGCGAGCCCGCCGCCGCGGCCGGCCAGCGCTTCGTTCGCGGCACACTGACGCTCGATGTGGTGCGCTTCATGACCCAGGAGGAATACGACCAACTGCTGTGGAGCTGCGATTTCAACGCGGTGCGTGGCGAGGAGTCGTTCATTCGCGCGCAGTGGGCGGGTCGTCCGCTGGTCTGGCACATCTACCCGCAGGAGGACGACGCCCACTGGGTCAAGCTCGGGGCGTTTCTCGACCTCTACTGTCACGGCCTGAGCGCGCCGGCCGAAGCGGCTCTGCGCGGGTTCTGGCGCGCCTGGAACAGTGGCGAGGGCAGCGCCGCGGCGTGGCGTGCCTTGCTGGGCCAGTACGACGAGCTGCTCGCACACGCCGAGCAGTGGACCGGCAAGCAGGTGGCCAATGGCGATCTGGCGGGAAAACTGGTGTTCTTCCATACCGATTGGCTATGA
- a CDS encoding ZIP family metal transporter, protein MANTQSPASTLRAAWIAQAQASPWVTAGLGGSLLAVLVLLLASGYNALDNGDQGNLRYALAGGSAGFAATAFGALLAIGLRTVSQRTQDSLLGFAAGMMLAAASFSLILPGLAAGEEILGNSSLAAVTVVLGLGLGALLMLGLDRFTPHEHASTGPCGPDCERLNRVWLFVFAIALHNLPEGMAIGVSFANGDMSVGLPLTTAISIQDIPEGLAVALALRAVGLSALVSALVAAASGLMEPLGALVGMGISTGFAIAYPVSLGLAAGAMIFVVSHEVIPETHRNGHQTPATIGLMIGFGVMMFLDTALG, encoded by the coding sequence ATGGCAAACACCCAAAGCCCCGCTTCGACACTGCGTGCAGCCTGGATCGCCCAGGCACAGGCCAGCCCCTGGGTCACCGCCGGCCTCGGTGGCTCGCTGCTCGCCGTGCTCGTGCTGCTGCTGGCCAGCGGCTACAACGCGCTCGACAACGGCGACCAGGGCAACCTGCGCTATGCCCTGGCCGGAGGATCGGCGGGGTTCGCCGCGACGGCGTTCGGCGCGTTGCTTGCCATCGGGTTGCGCACTGTCTCGCAGCGCACCCAGGACAGCCTGCTTGGCTTTGCGGCCGGCATGATGCTCGCGGCAGCCTCGTTCTCCTTGATCCTCCCGGGGCTGGCCGCCGGCGAGGAGATCCTGGGCAACAGCAGCCTCGCTGCGGTCACCGTGGTACTCGGCCTGGGCCTGGGGGCCTTGCTGATGCTCGGCCTGGATCGCTTCACCCCGCACGAGCATGCCAGTACCGGGCCGTGCGGGCCGGATTGCGAGCGGCTCAACCGCGTCTGGCTGTTCGTTTTCGCCATCGCCCTGCACAACCTGCCCGAGGGCATGGCGATCGGCGTCAGTTTCGCCAATGGCGACATGAGCGTCGGCCTGCCGCTGACCACGGCGATTTCGATCCAGGATATCCCCGAGGGGCTGGCGGTCGCGCTGGCGCTGCGAGCCGTCGGCCTTTCGGCTCTGGTCTCGGCGCTGGTCGCCGCCGCTTCGGGGCTGATGGAGCCGCTCGGTGCGCTCGTTGGCATGGGCATCTCGACCGGTTTTGCCATTGCCTATCCGGTCAGCCTCGGGCTGGCGGCCGGTGCGATGATCTTCGTCGTCTCCCACGAAGTCATCCCGGAGACCCATCGCAACGGGCACCAGACCCCGGCAACCATCGGCCTGATGATCGGCTTCGGCGTGATGATGTTCCTCGACACCGCGCTGGGCTGA
- a CDS encoding motility protein A, producing MNPSTLIGIVASVALLSVVMLFAAREPALFVDLPSLGIVVVGTLAATFISYPLREVMRVFGLIWTVLRNERLYTRQDLEELVQISRLWIGGDLPAVERALEKVGNPFLRTGVQLVIDNTPEEDIIDLMQWRIARLRAREAAEAQLFRAMASYAPAFGMIGTLVGLINLMFLLGSGDMAEIGRSLAVALMTTFYGVLLANLILKPVAVKLERRTEQRVALMNLVMQGISMMCNKRSPAYMRETLKSFIAHHDDEIRDGKAPPPRARSVEGA from the coding sequence ATGAATCCCTCTACCCTTATCGGCATCGTCGCCAGCGTTGCGCTGCTCAGCGTGGTGATGCTTTTCGCCGCGCGCGAGCCCGCGCTGTTCGTCGACCTGCCCAGCCTCGGCATCGTGGTGGTCGGCACCCTGGCGGCCACCTTCATCAGCTACCCCCTGCGCGAAGTGATGCGCGTCTTCGGCCTGATCTGGACAGTGCTGCGCAACGAGCGCCTGTATACCCGCCAGGACCTGGAAGAACTGGTGCAGATCTCGCGGCTGTGGATCGGCGGCGACCTGCCAGCGGTCGAACGCGCGCTGGAAAAGGTCGGCAACCCCTTCCTGCGCACGGGCGTGCAGCTGGTGATCGACAACACGCCCGAGGAAGACATCATCGATCTGATGCAGTGGCGTATCGCACGCCTCCGCGCGCGGGAAGCCGCCGAGGCACAGCTGTTCCGCGCCATGGCCAGCTATGCGCCGGCGTTCGGCATGATCGGCACACTGGTCGGGCTGATCAACCTGATGTTCCTGCTCGGCAGCGGCGACATGGCCGAGATCGGCCGCAGCCTCGCCGTTGCCCTGATGACCACGTTCTACGGCGTGCTGCTGGCCAACCTGATCCTCAAGCCGGTCGCGGTGAAGCTCGAACGACGTACCGAGCAGCGCGTCGCGCTGATGAACCTGGTGATGCAGGGCATCTCGATGATGTGCAACAAGCGCAGCCCGGCGTACATGCGCGAGACGCTCAAGTCGTTCATCGCCCACCATGACGACGAGATTCGCGACGGCAAGGCGCCGCCCCCGCGCGCCCGCAGCGTCGAGGGCGCCTGA